The Desulfuromonas versatilis genome has a segment encoding these proteins:
- the nifD gene encoding nitrogenase molybdenum-iron protein alpha chain: MSEKIEKKFIEGVTKESTQAVIDEVLEIYPAKGKKKRAKHLAPNDQSSGKACVQSNKKTVPGVMSARGCAYAGAKGVVWGPIRDMVHVSHGPVGCGWYSWGTRRNLMTGKLGVDQFGMQFTSDFQEKDVVYGGDKKLKTLIHEAKELFPLAKGVSVLSECPVGLIGDDINSVAKQTAQELDIPVIPCNCEGFRGVSQSLGHHISNDTIRDYIIETREFAEPIGPYDIALIGEYNIGGDAWSTKPLLEECGFNVKSVWTGDGELEKIAATHQVRLNVIHCYRSMNYMCKVMEEKYGIPWIELNFFGPTKIRESLRKLAELFDDNIKQKVEAVIAKYDPVCQAIIDEVKPRLEGKKVMIYVGGLRPRHTIGAYEDLGMTCVGSGYEFAHSDDYDRTAPEMPEATVVFDDASELELEHFAHAMKPDLVASGIKEKYVFQKMGLPFRQMHSWDYSGPYHGYKGFPIFARDIDMAINSPTWDLVKSPF, translated from the coding sequence ATGTCTGAAAAAATAGAGAAAAAATTTATCGAAGGGGTCACCAAGGAGTCGACCCAGGCGGTGATCGACGAGGTCCTCGAGATCTATCCCGCCAAAGGCAAGAAGAAACGGGCCAAGCACCTGGCGCCCAACGACCAGAGCTCCGGCAAGGCCTGCGTGCAGTCGAACAAGAAGACCGTCCCCGGTGTCATGTCCGCCCGCGGCTGCGCCTACGCCGGCGCCAAAGGGGTGGTCTGGGGCCCGATCCGCGACATGGTCCACGTCTCCCACGGCCCGGTCGGCTGCGGTTGGTACTCCTGGGGGACCCGGCGCAACCTGATGACCGGCAAGCTGGGTGTCGATCAGTTCGGCATGCAGTTCACCTCCGACTTCCAGGAAAAAGACGTCGTCTACGGTGGTGACAAGAAGCTCAAGACCCTGATCCACGAGGCCAAGGAGCTCTTCCCCCTGGCCAAGGGCGTCTCGGTCCTCTCCGAGTGCCCGGTGGGCCTGATCGGCGATGACATCAACTCCGTCGCCAAGCAGACCGCCCAGGAGCTCGATATTCCGGTCATCCCCTGTAACTGCGAGGGTTTCCGCGGGGTCTCCCAGTCGCTTGGTCACCACATCTCCAACGACACCATCCGCGACTACATCATCGAAACCCGCGAGTTTGCCGAGCCCATCGGCCCCTACGACATCGCCCTGATCGGCGAGTACAACATTGGCGGCGACGCCTGGTCGACCAAGCCTCTGCTCGAGGAGTGCGGCTTCAACGTCAAGTCGGTCTGGACCGGCGACGGCGAGCTCGAGAAGATCGCCGCCACCCACCAGGTGCGGCTCAACGTCATCCACTGCTACCGCTCCATGAACTACATGTGCAAGGTCATGGAAGAGAAGTACGGGATTCCCTGGATCGAACTGAACTTCTTCGGTCCGACCAAGATCAGGGAATCGCTGCGCAAGCTGGCCGAGCTCTTCGACGACAACATCAAGCAGAAGGTCGAGGCGGTTATCGCCAAGTACGACCCGGTCTGCCAGGCGATCATCGACGAAGTCAAGCCTCGCCTCGAAGGCAAGAAGGTCATGATCTACGTCGGCGGCCTGCGCCCCCGTCACACCATCGGCGCCTACGAAGACCTGGGGATGACCTGCGTCGGCAGCGGTTACGAGTTCGCCCACTCGGATGACTACGACCGCACCGCCCCGGAGATGCCCGAAGCGACGGTGGTCTTCGACGACGCCTCCGAGCTCGAGTTGGAGCACTTCGCCCACGCCATGAAGCCCGACCTGGTGGCTTCCGGGATCAAAGAGAAGTACGTCTTCCAGAAGATGGGCCTGCCTTTCCGCCAGATGCACAGCTGGGACTACTCCGGTCCCTACCATGGCTACAAGGGCTTCCCGATCTTCGCCCGCGACATCGACATGGCGATCAACTCGCCCACTTGGGACCTGGTCAAGTCGCCCTTCTGA
- the nifH gene encoding nitrogenase iron protein — MAEKKLRQIAIYGKGGIGKSTTTQNTVAGLAALGKKVMIIGCDPKADSTRLILHAKAQETVMDKVRELGTVEDLELSDVLRVGYGDVKCVESGGPEPGVGCAGRGVITAINFCEEEGAYTPDLDFVFYDVLGDVVCGGFAMPIRENKAEEIYIVVSGEMMAMYAANNICKGIVKYASSGSVRLGGLICNSRNTDREAELIEALAERLGTQMIHFVPRDNQVQRAELRRMTVIEYSPEHKQADEYRELARKISENKMLVVPNPLEMDELEDLLMEFGIMEAEDESIVGKAENA; from the coding sequence ATGGCAGAGAAAAAACTTCGTCAGATCGCAATCTACGGCAAAGGCGGCATCGGCAAGTCCACCACCACCCAGAACACCGTGGCCGGCCTGGCCGCCCTCGGCAAGAAGGTGATGATCATCGGCTGCGACCCCAAGGCTGACTCCACCCGCCTGATTCTGCATGCCAAAGCGCAGGAGACGGTCATGGACAAGGTCCGCGAGCTCGGCACCGTCGAGGACCTGGAACTCTCCGACGTTCTCCGGGTCGGCTACGGCGACGTCAAGTGCGTCGAGTCCGGTGGTCCCGAGCCGGGCGTCGGCTGCGCCGGGCGCGGCGTCATCACCGCCATCAACTTTTGCGAGGAAGAGGGTGCCTACACCCCCGACCTCGACTTCGTCTTCTACGACGTTCTCGGCGACGTCGTCTGCGGCGGGTTCGCCATGCCGATTCGCGAGAACAAGGCCGAAGAGATCTACATCGTGGTTTCCGGCGAGATGATGGCCATGTACGCGGCCAACAACATCTGCAAGGGGATCGTCAAGTACGCCTCTTCCGGCAGCGTGCGCCTTGGCGGCCTGATCTGCAACAGCCGTAACACCGACCGCGAGGCCGAGCTGATCGAGGCCTTGGCCGAGCGTCTCGGCACCCAGATGATCCACTTCGTCCCCCGCGACAACCAGGTGCAGCGCGCGGAACTGCGCCGCATGACCGTCATCGAGTACTCCCCCGAGCACAAGCAGGCTGACGAGTACCGTGAACTGGCCCGGAAAATCTCCGAGAACAAGATGCTGGTCGTCCCCAATCCGCTGGAGATGGACGAACTCGAAGACCTGCTGATGGAGTTCGGCATCATGGAAGCCGAGGACGAGTCGATTGTCGGCAAGGCCGAGAACGCGTAA
- a CDS encoding O-acetyl-ADP-ribose deacetylase — translation MRSERIEIVQGDITQMAVDAIVNAANSTLLGGGGVDGAIHRAAGPELLEECRGLGGCPTGQARITQGYRLAACHVIHTVGPVWRGGGRGEEQLLADCYRNCLRLAEQNGVKTIAFPSISTGAYRFPIERACRIALREVRAFLAASKVVEKAYFICFSAADLLAYQNAAAEGA, via the coding sequence ATGAGATCGGAGCGGATCGAGATCGTGCAGGGGGATATAACCCAAATGGCTGTGGATGCCATAGTCAACGCGGCCAACTCGACACTGCTCGGCGGCGGGGGCGTCGACGGGGCGATTCACCGCGCCGCCGGGCCGGAACTGCTCGAGGAGTGCCGTGGGCTTGGCGGCTGTCCCACCGGCCAGGCCCGGATCACCCAAGGCTACCGGCTTGCCGCCTGCCATGTCATTCACACCGTCGGTCCCGTGTGGCGCGGCGGAGGCCGCGGCGAGGAGCAGCTGCTCGCCGACTGTTACCGCAACTGCCTCAGGTTGGCCGAACAAAACGGCGTCAAAACCATCGCCTTTCCCTCCATCAGCACCGGCGCCTACCGCTTCCCCATCGAGCGGGCCTGCCGCATCGCCCTCCGCGAGGTGCGGGCATTTCTCGCCGCGTCCAAGGTGGTGGAGAAAGCGTATTTCATCTGTTTCTCGGCCGCCGACCTGCTCGCTTATCAAAATGCCGCCGCCGAGGGGGCATAG
- a CDS encoding L,D-transpeptidase family protein yields the protein MTRLGQTLLTFLILALAQGWAGPALASPAPKVDRVVVKKSIRTLYLYRGNKVVRSFPVSLGKNPRGHKVRRGDRRTPEGRYVLDWRNEQSRFYRAIHISYPNQDDLRRAQQLGVQAGGAIMIHGLPNRYGDDEDYFLSRDWTEGCIAVGNRDMDEIWRLVADQTVIEIHP from the coding sequence ATGACACGACTCGGACAAACCCTGCTGACATTTCTGATCCTGGCCCTCGCCCAGGGCTGGGCCGGGCCGGCGTTGGCCAGCCCTGCCCCGAAAGTCGACCGGGTGGTGGTGAAAAAATCGATCCGCACCCTGTACCTCTACCGCGGGAACAAGGTGGTCCGCTCCTTCCCCGTGTCCCTGGGAAAAAATCCCCGCGGCCATAAGGTCCGCCGAGGCGACCGCCGCACCCCGGAAGGGCGTTACGTACTCGACTGGCGCAACGAACAGAGCCGCTTCTACCGTGCCATCCACATCTCCTACCCCAACCAGGACGACCTGCGCCGGGCCCAGCAGCTGGGGGTTCAGGCCGGGGGTGCCATCATGATCCACGGCCTGCCCAATCGCTACGGCGACGACGAGGATTACTTCCTGAGCCGCGACTGGACCGAAGGGTGCATCGCCGTGGGCAACCGCGACATGGACGAAATCTGGCGCCTGGTCGCCGACCAGACGGTCATCGAGATCCACCCCTGA
- the draG gene encoding ADP-ribosyl-[dinitrogen reductase] hydrolase: MTVSPPKKDAILSRARAAFLGLAIGDALGATTEFMTPGEIRVQFKVHRKIVGGGWLNLKPGQVTDDTEMSLCIARALTAAGGWDLQGIAENFVGWMRSKPIDIGSTCRKGIRDYMRKGQLETPCNEWDAGNGAVMRMAPVALFTLGDETLLRQCSLEQARITHHHPLSDAACITVGRMVQQALLGADRFDLHTITRELVETHPNFQFNNYRGNATGYVVDTLQTVFHFLFSTATFEECLVGVVNQGGDADTTGAIAGMIAGAFYGLDAFPRRWVKKMDPVIREEVEAAAAALVRLSPLLASSGERRATLRGGSR; this comes from the coding sequence ATGACAGTATCCCCCCCCAAAAAAGACGCCATCCTCTCCCGCGCCAGGGCCGCCTTTCTCGGGCTGGCCATCGGCGATGCCCTGGGCGCCACCACCGAGTTCATGACCCCGGGGGAGATCCGCGTCCAGTTCAAGGTGCATCGCAAGATCGTCGGCGGCGGCTGGCTGAACCTCAAGCCCGGGCAGGTCACCGACGATACCGAGATGTCCCTGTGCATCGCCCGCGCCCTGACCGCCGCCGGCGGCTGGGACCTGCAGGGGATCGCCGAGAACTTCGTGGGCTGGATGAGATCCAAGCCCATCGACATCGGCTCGACCTGCCGCAAGGGGATTCGCGACTACATGCGCAAGGGGCAGCTCGAAACCCCCTGCAACGAGTGGGACGCCGGCAACGGCGCGGTCATGCGCATGGCCCCGGTTGCGTTGTTTACTCTCGGCGACGAAACCCTGCTTCGGCAGTGTTCCCTGGAACAGGCCCGCATCACTCACCATCACCCGCTTTCCGATGCCGCCTGCATCACCGTGGGGCGCATGGTGCAGCAGGCGCTGCTCGGCGCCGACCGCTTCGACCTGCACACCATCACCCGTGAGCTGGTCGAAACCCACCCCAATTTCCAGTTCAACAACTACCGGGGGAACGCCACCGGCTACGTGGTGGATACCCTGCAGACCGTCTTCCATTTTCTGTTCTCCACAGCCACTTTTGAGGAATGCCTGGTCGGCGTGGTCAACCAGGGGGGCGACGCGGACACCACCGGCGCCATCGCCGGGATGATCGCCGGGGCATTTTACGGCCTCGACGCCTTCCCCCGGCGCTGGGTGAAGAAGATGGATCCGGTCATCCGCGAAGAGGTGGAGGCGGCAGCTGCCGCCCTGGTGCGCCTGTCTCCCCTGCTGGCGAGCAGTGGCGAGCGGCGGGCAACCCTCAGGGGTGGATCTCGATGA
- a CDS encoding NAD(+)--dinitrogen-reductase ADP-D-ribosyltransferase: protein MEASPMNLCNLPPWAIASRHFNVHPKPLEIQGVRQTNRLLFERLERLDSPRERAELFHDYMDVTFQLHQWQQETSASSRKSLKNSYLRFLKGWMFDSNSPAGAVLKGWVESRFGLSPTFHREPIESISSEAYYQFMVDRMQGAARTSAIHAQFDVLFEFVQYELRRSLGETPHLTLYRGVFDFAEHKILEKLERNLYLVRLNNLNSFTSDFERAWEFGSKVLEARVPVSKIFYRSGILPSSLLKGEEEVLVIGGEFEVKVLTGG, encoded by the coding sequence ATGGAAGCTTCGCCGATGAATCTTTGCAATCTGCCGCCATGGGCGATTGCTTCCAGGCATTTCAATGTCCATCCCAAGCCCCTCGAGATCCAGGGGGTGCGGCAGACGAACCGGCTGCTGTTCGAGCGGCTGGAGCGGCTCGATTCGCCGCGGGAGCGGGCTGAGCTGTTTCACGACTACATGGACGTGACCTTTCAACTGCACCAGTGGCAGCAGGAAACCTCGGCGAGTAGCCGCAAGAGCCTCAAGAACAGCTACCTGCGGTTTTTAAAGGGGTGGATGTTCGATTCCAACTCCCCGGCCGGCGCGGTGCTCAAGGGCTGGGTGGAGAGCCGCTTCGGGCTCAGCCCGACCTTTCATCGCGAGCCGATCGAGAGCATCAGCTCCGAGGCCTATTACCAGTTCATGGTCGATCGGATGCAGGGCGCCGCCCGCACCAGCGCCATCCATGCCCAGTTCGACGTGCTCTTCGAGTTCGTCCAGTACGAATTGCGCCGCTCGCTCGGCGAAACCCCGCACCTGACCCTCTACCGTGGGGTCTTCGATTTTGCCGAGCACAAGATCCTGGAGAAGCTGGAGCGGAATCTTTACCTGGTGCGGTTGAACAACCTCAATTCTTTCACCAGCGATTTCGAAAGGGCCTGGGAATTCGGCAGCAAGGTTCTCGAGGCACGGGTGCCGGTCAGCAAGATCTTCTACCGCAGCGGCATTCTCCCCTCTTCCCTGCTCAAGGGGGAAGAGGAGGTGCTGGTGATCGGCGGGGAGTTCGAGGTGAAGGTGCTGACGGGGGGATGA
- a CDS encoding ANTAR domain-containing response regulator produces the protein MKIALVVDDEPLIRRQVKETLENYGFDEIVEAENGRQAVDLARAKKPLLIIMDVSMPVMDGITAAEKMGKEVSAPIVLLTATADPDTVKRAREAGIMNYLVKPFREAQVYAAVDLAIHHFIEVSSLRDEVASLKETLETRKVVEKAKGLLISKGMSEPEAYRKMQKIAMDKRKTLREVADAILLMES, from the coding sequence ATGAAAATAGCTCTGGTCGTAGACGACGAGCCCCTGATTCGCCGCCAGGTCAAAGAAACCCTGGAAAATTATGGTTTTGACGAGATCGTGGAGGCGGAGAACGGCCGTCAGGCGGTGGATCTCGCCCGGGCGAAAAAGCCCCTGTTGATCATCATGGACGTATCCATGCCTGTTATGGACGGCATCACTGCTGCTGAAAAAATGGGCAAGGAGGTTTCCGCCCCCATCGTCCTGCTGACTGCCACCGCCGATCCCGACACCGTCAAGCGCGCCCGGGAAGCCGGGATCATGAACTACCTGGTAAAACCGTTTCGCGAGGCGCAGGTTTACGCGGCCGTCGATCTTGCCATTCACCACTTCATCGAGGTTTCTTCCCTGCGCGACGAGGTCGCCAGCCTGAAGGAGACCCTGGAGACCCGCAAGGTGGTGGAAAAGGCCAAGGGGCTTTTGATCAGCAAGGGGATGAGCGAACCCGAGGCCTACCGCAAGATGCAGAAGATCGCCATGGACAAGCGCAAGACGCTTCGCGAAGTGGCCGACGCGATCCTGCTGATGGAAAGCTGA